One genomic window of Ornithorhynchus anatinus isolate Pmale09 chromosome 10, mOrnAna1.pri.v4, whole genome shotgun sequence includes the following:
- the C1QL4 gene encoding complement C1q-like protein 4, with translation MVLLLLVAIPLLVHSSRGPAHYEMLGRCRMVCDPHGPDGAPASAAPFPPGAKGEGGRRGKAGLRGPPGPPGPRGPPGEPGRPGPPGPPGPGPGGPAPPAYAPRIAFYAGLRRPHEGYEVLRFDDVVTNVGNAYEAASGKFSCPLPGVYFFAYHVLMRGGDGTSMWADLMKNGQVRASAIAQDADQNYDYASNSVILHLDVGDEVFIKLDGGKVHGGNTNKYSTFSGFIIYPD, from the exons atggtgctgctgctgctggtggccaTCCCGCTGCTCGTGCACAGCTCCCGCGGGCCCGCGCACTACGAGATGCTGGGCCGCTGCCGCATGGTCTGCGACCCGCACGGCCCCGACGGCGCGCCCGCGTCggccgcccccttcccgcccggCGCCAAGGGCGAGGGGGGCCGGCGAGGCAAGGCCGGGCTgcggggccccccgggccccccgggcccccggggaccccccggggagccgggccgccccggtccccccgggcctcccggccccggccccggcgggcccGCGCCCCCGGCCTACGCGCCCCGCATCGCCTTCTACGCGGGCCTGCGCCGCCCGCACGAGGGCTACGAGGTGCTGCGCTTCGACGACGTGGTGACCAACGTGGGCAACGCCTACGAAGCGGCGAGCGGCAAGTTCAGCTGCCCGCTGCCCGGGGTCTACTTCTTCGCCTACCACGTGCTCATGCGAGGCGGCGACGGCACCAGCATGTGGGCCGATCTGATGAAGAACGGGCAG GTGCGGGCCAGCGCCATCGCCCAGGACGCCGACCAGAACTACGACTACGCCAGCAACAGCGTCATCCTGCACCTGGACGTGGGGGACGAGGTCTTCATCAAGCTGGACGGCGGCAAAGTCCACGGCGGCAACACCAACAAGTACAGCACCTTCTCCGGCTTCATCATCTACCCGGACTGA